The Bacteroidota bacterium genome segment GATGATCCGCGCAAACTCACCGTTCCCTCCACATCAACAGAAACAGAAGGTATTTTTTGCATGATATCAATTGCGGTACCTCCGGCCGAAACCATGTCCTTATCAACATTAATAACCTTTTTATCGAGGTTATATTCCATTTGCTGCTTTTCGCCATTAATAGCAACTTCCGAGAGATTTGCAACGGTTGGTTCAAGATGTATAACGCCCAAATCGCGTTCAAGTGTATCAGGTTTGATACGGATACCACGGATAGTCTGAATTTTAAAACCGATAAAATTTACTTTGGCAAAGATGTTCCCAAACGGGACTTTTTCAATTCTAAACTTTCCTTTATTATCAGAAACAGCACCGGTAATCATCGCAGAATCTTTTGTTCTGTAAAGAACAATATTCGCATATTCAATGGGTTTCCCGGACTGTTTATCTGTCACCGTCCCGAAAACAACGCCTTTGGGTACACCGCCCTGCTGCCCGCCTTTTCCCTGTGTCTGTTGCCCGAATAATATTCCATTACCCAGCAATATCAATACAATTGCTATTTTTTTAATCATGAGACCTGTTTCCCTGGTTTATAGAATCAATTAACGGTGATGCAACGGCAATAATCACACGTCGCTGCATGAATACCGGCAATGAAGCGGTATTCTTGCAGTTTTGCGCGACAAGTTATCGGATTATTTTTTAGGTTCTTCTGTTTGTTCCTGATGGTGACAGCATTTTTTATCCATGTCTTTATTTCCACCTTTGCATCCGTCGCCGGTTCCCGTTCCACATTTTCCACCACCCTGACCTTTGCCGCATTTTTCGCCATCCTTGCATCCTTTGCCGTCACCTTTACAGCCTTTGCCTTCGCCCTGTCCGCATTTCTGGCCACCGTCCTCATCATCTTTAATAATGATTACTTTTTCCTCTTTGCGTTCTTCCTGACAGCATTTTGATGCGTGCATATCATAATACACTTTCTGTTCATCAGTAAGCAGTGCTCTTACACCCATTTCAAAAGCAACTTTCTTCTTTGCCATATCAGCTTTCAGAAGGAACAGTTCATCAATGGTTTTACCTGCTTCATTCACATCAGCCTTATCGCCCGTTGTAACGGTTACAAGATGCGCTTTCTTTTCGTTTATCTGATTATTCAGTGCATTGCAATCTTTCATAAGGTTAAGATGCAGCTTGTATATTCCATCTAACTGATCTTTGGTGAGGTCGGGGATAAAATCGAATTTATCCATGCCGCAGCGCTGTCCATCACCGCCTTTGCAACCGGCGCCATCTCCACCTTTTTTGCAATGCTGAGCATACGTATTATTAACACTGAAAGCCGTTGTAAGCATCAGTACAAACATTAAGGCCATGCCTTTCTTTAAAAGAGTCGTTTTCATTGAATTTGGTTTAAGTTTTTGTAATTGTTATTTGGTAATAGTTTTGAAATGCTGCTCAAATATTAGCAGGCATCTGATTAATCAGAACTAGTATGTGCTTTTTTCTTTGCTCTTGCAACCTTCCGGTTCATTTTCCATACGACAATGATGTTGTCCTTTTCCTTTATCTCGACAATCCATTTTATCATCACAGCAGAAAATATTGCCAAATATTTCTGCAAGTTTTTTTTGCTGTTCGGGTGTACATATTTTTTTAAGTTCAAGATAATGTCTGGTATTCGCTTTTCTTATAGAAGCGTACAAAACACCGATTTTGTCGGCAATAGTGTCGAGTTTCAGGGTGTCAACTGTTTCAGAGATTACGCCGTCAGCAAGCAGTTTTTTCTCTTGTTTAATCTGTGCAACAAAAGCGTGAACCTTGTCCATGTGTGCTTTTTTTAAAACTGCAAATTGCTCTGACTGCATTTTGTCAAAACCGAGTTCATGCACCATAAAGCTGTCGGGGCCCGGTTGTTGCGGCCTGTGCTCCGAAAAATCTTTTTTGAAATAAATATGGTACGCAAAAACACTGATGGCGCCGATATTTACAATTATAAGGATTCCAACAATCCACCCGATAATGTTTTTTCTGCTGAAATAATTCATGATTACAGGTTATTTGTTTAAGTAATAAGTGTCCACTTCATCGGTACCGTTGTCTTTCACTTGATACTGCGAAGCCAGCTCATTAATAGTTGAAGTACGCATATCAACCACTGATTTTGATGCTTCCGATTCTTTTATATTATTCAATAAATGCACCCCCAGAAATATGGCGATTGTTATGGATGCCGCTGCAAGCAAGGGCTGAATGTATTTTATTGCAATTCTGTAGTTTTCTTTCCGACCGGATACGGAGGCGCGTACTTCTATTTTCTCCAAAATATTTTCGTAAAAAGTATCCGAATCGGGCATGCTGCGCTTTGTGGTCTGCACTGCTAATGCAGATGAAACTGTATTGTACAGTTGACGGCATGCTCCGCATGAATCAATATGAGCTTTTACCTGCTGCAATTCCTTTCCGGGAAGGCTGCCGTCGGCAATAAAAATCATGTTTTGTTTTACAGTTTTGCAGTCCATGGTGGTATGAGATGTTGGTTAGACAACAAAAAATCAAAAAACTTGCGCACTGCGCTCATTTTTTTTCAAAATAATCAGCCAATTTTTTCTGCAACTTCAGCTTTGCGCGGTGTATCAATGATTCCACCGAGCTTACCGATACGTCCATAATTTCAGCGATATCGCGGTAAGACAGCTCATCATACTTATTGAGTGTAAATGCAATTCGTTGGTTTTCGGGTAATGAATCAATGGCCTTTTCGAGTATCAGAGACATTTCGTTTGAGTCAACTTCCGATATTTCCGGCTCCGAAGCTGCGGTTATAACAGATTCTAATCGTTCGAGCGGTTTATTATCAAATGACTGAATGAATGAAGATTTTTTTTTCTTCTTTATAAAATTCAATGATTTATTTACTGCAATGCGATAAAGCCAGGTTGCAAGCTTTGATTCATGGCGAAATCGTGCAGCGGAGGCATGCACTTCTATAAAAACTTCCTGAGCAAGGTCGCGGGCATCTTCACGGTTCAATACAAAGCCATAGCATGTGGAATACACCTTATCACGGTATTGGTCTACCAGAAGGCGAAAAGATGCTTCATCTCCCGCTATAATACCGTTTATGAGCGCCCTGTCGTCCAACAATGATGACTTTATGCCTGAGCCGTAGGTCCGCCAAAATTAAAAGGCGTAAGATCCATAGGGTTGGATTCCTTGATGGGTCCGAAATTCTGTTCAAACTTTGCGATATTCTCGCCCAGAGCGTTCAACAGCCTTTTTGCGTGCTGAGGTGTAAGAATAATGCGTGATTTTACTTTGGCTTTAGGGCTGCCCGGCATTATTTTCACAAAGTCTATGATGAATTCCGAATGCGAATGAGTAATGATGGCGAGGTTTGAATAGGTGCCTTCGGCCATTTCTTCACTAAGTTCGATGTTGATTTGGTGTTCGTTTTTATTATCTGTCATGCCTTTTAAATTTTATTTTATTAAAAAAAAGGCTCTGCAGGTGCAGAGCCTTTAACTATTTGCATCAGCCGGCGTCGATGTGTATATCTTCCCTCTCTTTGGAGGCAACCAGCTTTTCGAATTCTTCCTTACTTCCAACAATAATCTTGTCGTAATCCCGGAGTCCGGTACCGGCAGGAATAAGATGTCCTACGAGTACATTTTCCTTCAGTCCGAGTAAGCTGTCAGATTTTGCTGCAACAGAAGCGTCGGTAAGAACCTTGGTAGTTTCCTGGAACGATGCCGCTGATAACCAGCTTCTGGTCTGCAGAGAAGCTCTGGTGATACCCTGAAGTATCTGGCGACCGGTAGCGGGTTTTGCGTCACGTGATTCAATCGGTGTTTTATCGCGGCGTTTCAGTACGGAGTTTTCATCCCTGAGTTTACGGGCAGCAATAATCTGTCCCGGACGGTAATGTGTTGCATCACCCGGGTCAACGACTACTTTTTTCCCATAAATCCAGTCGTTTTCTTCCTGGAAGTCAAGTTTATTCACCACTTCACCTTCAAGGAAACGTGTATCGCCCTGGTCTTCCACTTCCACTTTACGCATCATTTGGCGAACCACTACTTCAAAGTGTTTATCATTAATTTTCACACCCTGTAAGCGGTACACTTCCTGAATTTCGTTCACAATATATTCCTGAACCTGTGTGGGTCCTTTAATAGCGAGAATATCGGCCGGTGTGGTAGCACCATCTGAAAGTGCCGTACCTGCCTTGATATAGTCATTTTCCTGTGCAAGAATCTGTTTGGTGGTAGATATCAGGTAATGTTTCTCTTCGCCGGTTTTGGAAGTAATAATGATTTCCCTGTTACCGCGTTTGAGTTTTTTACCAAACGAAACCACACCATCAATTTCAGAAACAACAGCGGGATCAGAAGGATTACGTGCTTCGAAAAGTTCGGTCACCCTCGGCAAACCTCCGGTGATGTCACCGGCTTTACCTACAGCTCTCGGAATCTTACACAGCACGTCGCCTGCTTTGATTTTCATACCTTCTTCAACAACGATGTGAGCTCCAACCGGGATATCATATGATTTAACGATTTCCTTGGTTTTCTCATTCACAATCTTGATGGAAGGATTCTTTGCTTTATGACGGGTTTCAATAATAACCTTGTCGTGATAACCGGTTTGCTCATCTGATTCTTCACGGAAAGTCACGCCTTCAACAATATCTTCAAAAACAACTTTTCCCTGAATTTCAGAAAGAATCACCGCATTGTACGGATCCCAGTCGCAAATCAAACTGTCTTTCTTAAGTTCGTCGCCATTCTTGTAATAGAAGTTGGCGCCATAAGGCAGATTATGTGATGTAAGAACAATTTTTGTGTTCTTGTCAATAATTTTCATTTCAGCCGAACGGCCAATGATAACCTGATATTTTTTGCCTTCTTCGTTTTCGTAATCTACAGAACGGAGTTCATCGATTTCAAGAATACCGGCATATTTAGCTTCAATTTTGGAGGCTGAGCCGATATTAACACCGGCAACACCACCAACGTGGAATGTACGAAGAGTAAGCTGTGTACCGGGCTCGCCGATTGACTGTGCTGCAATAACACCAACAGCCTCACCTTTCTCAACCATACGGCCACTGGCCAAACTACGTCCATAGCATTTAGCACAAACGCCGTGTTTGGATTCGCAGGTTAGTACCGACCTTATTTCAACTGATTCAATCGGCGAATCTTCGATAACGCGGCATGATTCTTCTTTCAGTTCTTCGCCTGCAGCAATAATCAATTCGCCGCTTTGCGGATGATAAACATCGTGCAACGTGACCCTGCCGAGTAAACGGTCATACAGTGTTTCCACTTCTTCTTCGTTCTTTTTAAGGGCTGTAACAGTGAGTCCTCTAAGAGTTCCGCAGTCGGGTTCAGAGATAATCACATCCTGGGTAACATCAACCAGACGACGTGTAAGATAACCGGCATCAGCTGTTTTAAGAGCGGTATCGGCCAAACCCTTACGAGCACCGTGCGTAGAGATAAAGTACTCAAGTACCGAAAGTCCTTCGCGGAAGTTAGAAAGAATTGGGTTTTCAATAATCTCACCACCGGTGGCACCTGATTTCTGTGGTTTTGCCATCAGACCCCTCATCCCGCAGAGCTGACGAATCTGCTCTTTAGAACCACGGGCGCCTGAATCAAGCATCATGAATACAGGATTGAATCCCTGACGGTCATCAGCCAGCTGTTTCATAACGGCCTGTGTAAGCCTTGAGTTTGTATGTGTCCAAACGTCGATAATCTGATTGTAACGTTCGTTATTGGTGATAAAGCCCATATTATAGTTACCCATAATCTCATCCACTTCTTCGTTGGCTTTCTTAATGAGTTCAGCCTTGAGCGGAGAAACAATAAGGTCGCCGAGGTTAAATGAGAGGCCGCCGCGGAATGCCATAACAAATCCAAGTTCTTTGATATCATCAAGGAACTGTGCTGTACGGGCGGTTCCGGTAAGTTTCAAAATATCACCGATAATGTCGCGAAGGGCTTTTTTAGTCAGCAGCTGATTCAGATAGCCATATTGACGCGGTACAACCTGATTGAACAGTACGCGACCAACGGTGGTTTCAATCAGTTTATCAGAATATTCACCATTCTCACGAACTTCAGCATGAACATAAATGTAAGCATGCAGGTCCAGTTTGCCTTCGTTGTAAGCAATAATAACTTCTGAAGGACCATAGAATTTATAGCCTTCGCCCCTGATGGTATGTTCGGGAATTCCCCTGCGGCCTTTGGTCATATAATACAGACCAAGTACCATGTCCTGCGACGGAACCGTAATAGGCGCACCGTTTGCAGGATTCAGGATATTGTGTGATGCAAGCATCAGAATCTGAGCTTCAAGAATGGCAGCATTGCCAAGGGGTACGTGAACAGCCATCTGGTCACCGTCAAAGTCGGCATTGAAAGCCGTACATACGAGCGGATGCAACTGAATCGCTTTTCCTTCGATGAGTTTAGGCTGAAAAGCCTGAATACCCAGGCGGTGAAGTGTCGGGGCGCGGTTAAGCATGACCGGGTGCCCTTTGAGTACGTTTTCAAGAATATCCCAAACAACGGGATCCTTGCGGTCAACAATTTTCTTGGCTGATTTTACCGTTTTCACGATACCGCGCTCAAGCATTTTACGTATGATGAACGGTTTGAAAAGCTCTGATGCCATTTCTTTCGGCAAACCGCATTCATTCAATTTCAGTTCAGGACCAACCACAATAACCGAACGGCCTGAGTAGTCAACACGTTTACCGAGCAAATTCTGACGGAAACGTCCTTGTTTGCCTTTCAGACTGTCGCTGAGTGATTTCAACGGACGGTTTGATTCAGTTTTTACCGCATTCACTTTCCTTGAATTATCAAAGAGTGAGTCAACGGCTTCCTGAAGCATACGTTTTTCGTTTCGCAGAATAACGTCCGGAGCTTTGATTTCAATAAGCCTTTTGAGCCTGTTGTTGCGGATAATAACGCGGCGATACAGGTCGTTCAAGTCGGATGTTGCAAAACGGCCACCATCGAGAGGAACGAGCGGACGCAGTTCGGGCGGTATAACCGGAACTACTTTCACTATCATCCATTCGGGTTTGTTATCGATGCGCTGATTTGCGTCGCGGAAAGCTTCAACAACCTGTAATCTTTTCAACGCTTCGGCTTTACGCTGTTGCGAAGTTTCTTTACTTGCTTTGTCGCGAAGCGTATATGAAAGTTCGTCAAGATTGAGTCTTGAAAGCAAATCATACACGGCGTCGGCACCCATTTTTGCAATAAACTTATTGGGGTCGGTATCGTCAAGATACTGGTTATCTTTTGGCAGATTTTCCAGAATCTCAAAATATTCTTCTTCAGTCAGGAAATCGAGGTATTTAACGCCATCAGCTTCTTTAACGCCCGGATTGATAACAACGTAACGCTCGTAATAAATGATGGTTTCAAGTTTCTTTGTCTGAAGACCGATCAGTGCGCCTATTTTATTGGGCAGTGACCTGAAAAACCATATATGTGCAACGG includes the following:
- a CDS encoding zf-HC2 domain-containing protein; translated protein: MDCKTVKQNMIFIADGSLPGKELQQVKAHIDSCGACRQLYNTVSSALAVQTTKRSMPDSDTFYENILEKIEVRASVSGRKENYRIAIKYIQPLLAAASITIAIFLGVHLLNNIKESEASKSVVDMRTSTINELASQYQVKDNGTDEVDTYYLNK
- a CDS encoding sigma-70 family RNA polymerase sigma factor — translated: MDDRALINGIIAGDEASFRLLVDQYRDKVYSTCYGFVLNREDARDLAQEVFIEVHASAARFRHESKLATWLYRIAVNKSLNFIKKKKKSSFIQSFDNKPLERLESVITAASEPEISEVDSNEMSLILEKAIDSLPENQRIAFTLNKYDELSYRDIAEIMDVSVSSVESLIHRAKLKLQKKLADYFEKK
- a CDS encoding DUF3467 domain-containing protein; amino-acid sequence: MTDNKNEHQINIELSEEMAEGTYSNLAIITHSHSEFIIDFVKIMPGSPKAKVKSRIILTPQHAKRLLNALGENIAKFEQNFGPIKESNPMDLTPFNFGGPTAQA
- the rpoC gene encoding DNA-directed RNA polymerase subunit beta', encoding MAFRKDTTTKGNFSKITISLASPEVILERSSGEVLKPETINYRTYKPERDGLFCERIFGPVKDWECHCGKYKRIRYKGIVCDRCGVEVTEKKVRRERMGHIQLTIPVAHIWFFRSLPNKIGALIGLQTKKLETIIYYERYVVINPGVKEADGVKYLDFLTEEEYFEILENLPKDNQYLDDTDPNKFIAKMGADAVYDLLSRLNLDELSYTLRDKASKETSQQRKAEALKRLQVVEAFRDANQRIDNKPEWMIVKVVPVIPPELRPLVPLDGGRFATSDLNDLYRRVIIRNNRLKRLIEIKAPDVILRNEKRMLQEAVDSLFDNSRKVNAVKTESNRPLKSLSDSLKGKQGRFRQNLLGKRVDYSGRSVIVVGPELKLNECGLPKEMASELFKPFIIRKMLERGIVKTVKSAKKIVDRKDPVVWDILENVLKGHPVMLNRAPTLHRLGIQAFQPKLIEGKAIQLHPLVCTAFNADFDGDQMAVHVPLGNAAILEAQILMLASHNILNPANGAPITVPSQDMVLGLYYMTKGRRGIPEHTIRGEGYKFYGPSEVIIAYNEGKLDLHAYIYVHAEVRENGEYSDKLIETTVGRVLFNQVVPRQYGYLNQLLTKKALRDIIGDILKLTGTARTAQFLDDIKELGFVMAFRGGLSFNLGDLIVSPLKAELIKKANEEVDEIMGNYNMGFITNNERYNQIIDVWTHTNSRLTQAVMKQLADDRQGFNPVFMMLDSGARGSKEQIRQLCGMRGLMAKPQKSGATGGEIIENPILSNFREGLSVLEYFISTHGARKGLADTALKTADAGYLTRRLVDVTQDVIISEPDCGTLRGLTVTALKKNEEEVETLYDRLLGRVTLHDVYHPQSGELIIAAGEELKEESCRVIEDSPIESVEIRSVLTCESKHGVCAKCYGRSLASGRMVEKGEAVGVIAAQSIGEPGTQLTLRTFHVGGVAGVNIGSASKIEAKYAGILEIDELRSVDYENEEGKKYQVIIGRSAEMKIIDKNTKIVLTSHNLPYGANFYYKNGDELKKDSLICDWDPYNAVILSEIQGKVVFEDIVEGVTFREESDEQTGYHDKVIIETRHKAKNPSIKIVNEKTKEIVKSYDIPVGAHIVVEEGMKIKAGDVLCKIPRAVGKAGDITGGLPRVTELFEARNPSDPAVVSEIDGVVSFGKKLKRGNREIIITSKTGEEKHYLISTTKQILAQENDYIKAGTALSDGATTPADILAIKGPTQVQEYIVNEIQEVYRLQGVKINDKHFEVVVRQMMRKVEVEDQGDTRFLEGEVVNKLDFQEENDWIYGKKVVVDPGDATHYRPGQIIAARKLRDENSVLKRRDKTPIESRDAKPATGRQILQGITRASLQTRSWLSAASFQETTKVLTDASVAAKSDSLLGLKENVLVGHLIPAGTGLRDYDKIIVGSKEEFEKLVASKEREDIHIDAG